The Haloprofundus salinisoli region TTTAGACCCGTTTTCCCCAGCTCTTGCGGAGGTGCGAGTTCCGGTTTCGACCGCGCTGGCCGGCGATTTCGGTGGTACAACTCCGTCTACCGAGCGGACTTCGGCGGCCGTCCACGGTTCGCGGGCCGACGTAACTCCCCCGGCTCCGCGGCGGTACAGACTGTCCGGACGAGAGACGCACCGTGCGCTCTCCGCGCACCGTCGTGCTCCTGTCGGGTCGAGTCTTCAAATTCCCGTCGTCAGGGCCACCCGGTCGGGAGTTCGTCTCGGTGTTCGTCGAGGAGTTCGAGAAGTGGTGTCACCTCGTCGAACCGGGGACCGCGTCGTATCGTCTGATGCTCCTGGTCCCAGTCGACGAACTCCACCTCGTCGAGTCGCGGCAGGTGGACGTGGTAGAAGTCCTCGGTGGCGACGTTCATCTCGGCCACCTCGGCGGCGAGCCGTTCCAGTTCGATGCCTTCGTCGGCGACGCCCTCCCGCACCAGAAAGACGAGGATGCGTCGGCGCGATTGGTGGCCCAGCGCACGGAAGAGTCGGTCCAGTGTCGCCGCGC contains the following coding sequences:
- a CDS encoding DUF7344 domain-containing protein, encoding MSEHDQCAATLDRLFRALGHQSRRRILVFLVREGVADEGIELERLAAEVAEMNVATEDFYHVHLPRLDEVEFVDWDQEHQTIRRGPRFDEVTPLLELLDEHRDELPTGWP